A stretch of the Lolium perenne isolate Kyuss_39 chromosome 3, Kyuss_2.0, whole genome shotgun sequence genome encodes the following:
- the LOC127341796 gene encoding threonine--tRNA ligase, mitochondrial 1 yields MFAENQFKVEIIKELPEDLAITVYRCGDLVDLCRGPHIPNTSFVKAFACTNASSSYWRGKAERESLQRVYGVSFPDSKRLKDYSDMMEEAQRRDHRKLGQKQELFIFNPVSPGCCFFLPHGARILNKLKTFMQQEYWERGYEEVVTPNVYNMSLWETSGHAANYRENMFVFEVDGQEVGLKPMNCPGHCEIFRHRTRSYRELPLRMADFGVLHRNEASGALTGLTRVRRFVQDDAHIFCRESQVKDEVEGVLKFIDDVYKIFGFEYELELSTRPENYLGDVETWNRAEHQLKEALTASGKPWKVNEGDGAFYGPKIDIGVFDALKRKFQCATLQLDFQLPINFKLTYAPEEQGKLERPVMIHRAILGSFERMVAILLEHYGGKWPLWLSPRQAIVCPTAPKPESGYNKEAILEYAKEVRGKMHKAGFYVDVDMTDETFNKKVALAQAAQYNYILAVGPTEVNSGEVTIRVRDKKDQALSTVSVDDAIRRFREEVAAFQ; encoded by the coding sequence ATGTTTGCTGAAAACCAATTCAAGGTTGAAATCATCAAGGAATTGCCCGAGGACTTGGCGATCACAGTGTACAGGTGTGGTGATTTGGTAGACCTCTGTCGTGGCCCGCACATCCCGAATACTTCCTTTGTCAAAGCCTTTGCCTGCACCAATGCTTCGTCATCATACTGGAGAGGGAAAGCAGAGCGTGAGAGCCTGCAGAGAGTTTATGGAGTTTCTTTTCCTGATTCCAAACGCCTCAAAGATTACAGCGATATGATGGAGGAGGCTCAGAGAAGGGATCATAGGAAACTAGGGCAGAAGCAGGAGCTCTTCATTTTCAATCCAGTCAGTCCTGGATGCTGCTTCTTCCTTCCACATGGTGCTAGAATACTTAACAAGTTGAAGACATTTATGCAGCAGGAGTACTGGGAGAGGGGCTACGAGGAGGTCGTGACCCCAAATGTTTACAACATGAGCCTGTGGGAGACCTCTGGGCATGCTGCGAACTACAGGGAAAACATGTTTGTTTTCGAGGTTGACGGGCAGGAGGTTGGTCTGAAGCCAATGAACTGTCCTGGCCACTGCGAGATCTTTCGCCACAGGACTCGTTCGTACAGAGAGCTGCCACTCCGCATGGCGGATTTCGGTGTGCTTCACAGGAACGAGGCTAGTGGTGCACTGACGGGCCTGACACGAGTTAGGAGGTTCGTGCAGGACGACGCTCATATCTTCTGCAGGGAGAGCCAGGTCAAGGATGAGGTTGAGGGTGTCCTGAAGTTTATCGATGATGTTTACAAAATATTTGGGTTTGAATATGAGCTGGAGTTATCCACAAGGCCAGAAAACTATTTAGGTGATGTTGAAACCTGGAACAGGGCGGAGCATCAGCTGAAAGAAGCCCTGACGGCGTCTGGGAAGCCATGGAAGGTTAATGAAGGGGATGGCGCTTTCTATGGCCCGAAAATTGATATCGGCGTGTTCGATGCCCTCAAAAGGAAGTTCCAGTGTGCGACTCTGCAGCTGGATTTCCAGCTGCCCATCAACTTCAAGCTGACCTATGCCCCCGAAGAGCAAGGCAAGCTCGAGAGGCCCGTTATGATCCACAGGGCGATCCTTGGATCTTTTGAGAGGATGGTCGCCATTCTATTGGAGCATTACGGTGGTAAATGGCCACTGTGGCTGAGTCCTCGCCAAGCTATTGTCTGCCCTACCGCCCCTAAACCAGAATCTGGGTATAACAAGGAGGCTATACTGGAGTATGCAAAGGAGGTTCGTGGTAAGATGCACAAAGCTGGGTTCTATGTTGACGTCGACATGACTGACGAAACATTCAACAAGAAGGTGGCGCTGGCTCAGGCAGCCCAGTACAACTATATTCTTGCCGTGGGCCCAACGGAGGTGAATTCTGGGGAGGTCACCATTAGGGTGAGAGACAAAAAGGATCAAGCACTATCTACAGTTAGCGTTGATGACGCCATCAGGCGTTTTAGGGAAGAAGTGGCAGCATTCCAATGA